The following are from one region of the Vibrio hyugaensis genome:
- a CDS encoding NAD(P)-dependent oxidoreductase — protein MRYFPLFLDLVDKPVLVVGGGEVASRKVEALLKAGADITIVSPSLVDFLSKLAEDHQLRWVQRFYSSDIVTKSFIQVWATTDNPELNHQVYKDAKELGILVNVVDDKPYCDFITPSMINRGRIQIAISSGGASPVLIRNIREKLEAILPQNMGLMAEFANSKRNSIKEALPSVDLRRKFWESYFSHPEVENARDNRELEIIYQQTMAKPLDEEGSCTWIQVGQDVEMLPIKAVRYMQQAELALYSTKCEVDVMELVRRDAEREPFRSATELADMLTKARKENLRVCVFVPSGTSEFSLLQGQDLVI, from the coding sequence AGATTTAGTAGATAAACCCGTGCTTGTTGTAGGCGGTGGTGAAGTGGCAAGCCGAAAAGTAGAAGCCCTACTTAAAGCTGGAGCGGACATCACCATTGTGTCTCCAAGCCTAGTGGACTTCCTTTCAAAGTTGGCCGAAGACCATCAATTGCGTTGGGTTCAACGTTTCTATTCAAGTGACATTGTCACTAAATCCTTCATTCAAGTATGGGCAACGACCGATAATCCAGAGTTGAATCATCAAGTTTATAAAGATGCCAAAGAGCTTGGCATATTAGTTAATGTTGTCGATGACAAGCCGTACTGTGATTTTATTACGCCTTCAATGATCAATCGTGGCCGCATTCAAATTGCTATTTCAAGCGGTGGGGCGTCTCCTGTTTTAATTCGAAATATTCGAGAAAAGCTTGAAGCGATTCTTCCACAAAATATGGGATTGATGGCGGAGTTCGCTAACTCCAAACGTAATTCGATTAAAGAGGCACTACCGAGCGTCGACTTACGCCGGAAGTTTTGGGAGAGTTATTTCTCTCACCCAGAAGTAGAAAACGCTCGCGATAATCGCGAATTGGAAATCATTTATCAGCAAACCATGGCAAAACCTCTGGACGAGGAGGGAAGCTGTACTTGGATTCAAGTTGGGCAAGATGTCGAAATGCTGCCAATTAAAGCAGTCCGCTACATGCAGCAAGCCGAACTTGCCTTGTATTCGACGAAGTGCGAAGTGGACGTGATGGAATTAGTAAGAAGGGATGCGGAACGTGAACCTTTTAGAAGTGCCACCGAACTTGCTGATATGTTGACTAAAGCGAGAAAAGAAAACTTACGTGTGTGCGTGTTTGTACCTTCAGGGACGAGTGAATTCTCTTTATTGCAAGGGCAAGACCTAGTTATCTGA